From a region of the Vibrio orientalis CIP 102891 = ATCC 33934 genome:
- a CDS encoding acyl-CoA dehydrogenase family protein yields the protein MDFELNEDQRAFADIAAQFARDKLAPMAEEWDQKQIFPKEVIREAGELGFLSLYTPEEQGGLGLPRLDASIIFEQLAMGCTSTTAFMTIHNMVSWMVASFASETARQTYCEKLITGEWLGSYCLTEPNAGSDAAALVTSAQQVDDGYLINGSKVFISGAGETDVLVVMARTSDDGAKGISAFVVPATAQGISYGRKEPKMGWNSQPTRSINFDNVKIPKDHLLGEEGQGFVFAMKGLDGGRINIATCSIGTAQQALNQATQYLKERKQFGKPIAQFQALQFKLADMATELVAARHLVRLAASKLDSGDTEATAYCAMAKRFATDVGFKVCDQALQLYGGYGYIKEYPMERYFRDVRVHQILEGTNEIMRVIIARRLLAEGAQIF from the coding sequence ATGGATTTCGAACTAAATGAAGACCAAAGGGCTTTTGCGGATATCGCAGCTCAATTTGCGAGAGATAAACTCGCACCAATGGCTGAGGAGTGGGATCAAAAGCAAATCTTTCCTAAAGAGGTGATTCGTGAAGCAGGTGAACTTGGTTTCCTAAGTCTTTATACCCCCGAAGAGCAAGGCGGCTTAGGTTTACCAAGGTTGGATGCATCAATCATATTTGAACAACTGGCGATGGGCTGCACTTCAACAACGGCATTTATGACGATTCACAATATGGTTTCTTGGATGGTCGCAAGTTTTGCGAGTGAAACCGCCCGACAAACCTATTGTGAAAAACTGATCACGGGCGAATGGCTAGGGTCTTATTGCCTTACAGAGCCTAACGCGGGGTCTGATGCAGCGGCACTCGTAACCAGTGCTCAGCAAGTCGATGATGGTTATCTCATTAATGGTTCGAAGGTGTTTATTTCTGGGGCGGGCGAGACTGACGTTTTAGTTGTCATGGCAAGAACCAGTGATGACGGTGCAAAAGGGATCTCAGCGTTTGTCGTTCCGGCAACAGCACAAGGTATTAGTTACGGACGAAAAGAGCCGAAAATGGGTTGGAACTCTCAGCCAACTCGGAGCATTAATTTCGACAACGTAAAGATCCCCAAAGACCACTTATTAGGCGAAGAAGGCCAAGGTTTTGTATTTGCGATGAAAGGGTTAGATGGTGGCCGAATTAACATCGCCACTTGCTCAATTGGCACCGCGCAGCAAGCGTTAAATCAAGCGACTCAATATCTTAAAGAACGAAAACAGTTTGGTAAGCCTATCGCTCAGTTTCAAGCACTGCAATTCAAGTTAGCAGACATGGCGACCGAGTTAGTTGCGGCGCGTCACTTGGTGCGCCTTGCTGCAAGCAAATTAGATAGTGGTGACACAGAAGCGACAGCTTACTGCGCAATGGCTAAGCGATTTGCCACCGACGTGGGTTTTAAAGTGTGTGATCAGGCATTACAGCTTTATGGAGGCTATGGTTATATCAAGGAATATCCAATGGAAAGGTATTTCCGAGATGTGCGTGTTCACCAAATTTTGGAAGGCACCAACGAGATCATGCGAGTGATCATTGCGAGACGATTGCTTGCTGAAGGTGCACAAATTTTTTAG
- a CDS encoding CoA-acylating methylmalonate-semialdehyde dehydrogenase, with protein MTQLVPLFIGGEFCQSNSDEWLEVTNPANNAVIAELPCATNDEMERAIQNAYDSFLTWKDVAVSERARLMLRYQHLLKEHHDELAELLSKETGKTTIDAKGDVWRGIEVVEQAANIASNMMGETVENVATDIDSYSLIQPLGVCCGITPFNFPAMIPLWMFPLAIAAGNTFVLKPSEQVPLTAMRLAELFEQAGAPKGVLQVVHGGKPQVDYLLAHPIIKAISFVGSVPVAQYIYQTGTSHNKRVQAFAGAKNHMVVMPDANKAQVLSNLVGASVGAAGQRCMAISVAVFVGSSKEWIGELAGEMAKVTPGAWNDDKAGYGPLISKQAKARVVALIDEGRAQGAKCELDGSQCAVDGMPDGNWLGPTLFSGVTTDMSIYQQEIFGPVLVCLEVETLEEAIVLINNNPYGNGTSIFTANGAAARKYQHEIQVGQVGINVPIPVPLPFFSFTGWRGSFYGDLHAYGKQAVRFYTETKTVTARWFDDDIPTGPNMTIQLR; from the coding sequence ATGACACAACTTGTCCCTTTATTTATTGGTGGAGAGTTCTGCCAATCTAATAGTGATGAATGGCTCGAAGTGACCAACCCTGCTAACAATGCCGTCATCGCAGAGCTTCCGTGTGCGACGAATGACGAAATGGAGCGTGCTATCCAAAATGCGTACGATAGTTTTCTCACCTGGAAGGACGTCGCCGTGTCAGAACGGGCTCGGCTGATGCTGAGATATCAACACTTGTTGAAAGAACATCACGATGAGTTAGCAGAACTCCTTTCGAAAGAAACCGGTAAAACAACCATTGATGCGAAAGGCGATGTTTGGCGCGGAATTGAGGTCGTTGAACAGGCGGCCAACATCGCAAGCAACATGATGGGGGAAACGGTCGAGAACGTCGCAACCGATATTGATAGCTATTCGTTAATCCAACCGCTTGGTGTTTGCTGTGGTATTACCCCTTTCAATTTTCCTGCGATGATTCCATTGTGGATGTTTCCGCTGGCGATAGCGGCTGGTAACACCTTTGTACTGAAACCTTCTGAGCAGGTGCCTTTAACCGCGATGCGTTTAGCTGAACTGTTTGAGCAAGCGGGAGCACCAAAAGGCGTGTTACAGGTTGTTCATGGTGGTAAACCGCAAGTGGACTATCTCCTTGCTCACCCAATCATTAAGGCGATCTCTTTTGTTGGTTCTGTACCGGTCGCCCAATACATTTACCAAACCGGTACTTCTCATAATAAACGTGTTCAAGCTTTTGCTGGTGCGAAAAACCATATGGTTGTTATGCCTGACGCCAATAAAGCTCAAGTGTTGAGTAATTTAGTGGGCGCTTCAGTCGGTGCTGCAGGTCAGCGCTGTATGGCGATCTCCGTCGCTGTTTTTGTTGGTAGCTCGAAAGAGTGGATTGGTGAACTCGCTGGGGAAATGGCCAAAGTAACGCCAGGTGCTTGGAATGATGACAAAGCAGGCTACGGGCCATTAATCAGTAAGCAAGCGAAAGCAAGAGTGGTCGCCTTGATTGATGAAGGCAGGGCGCAAGGCGCGAAATGTGAGTTAGACGGTAGTCAATGCGCCGTTGATGGCATGCCGGATGGCAACTGGCTTGGCCCAACTCTGTTTAGTGGCGTCACGACGGATATGTCTATCTATCAGCAGGAGATATTTGGACCCGTATTGGTGTGTCTAGAAGTGGAAACCTTAGAAGAGGCCATCGTCCTTATTAACAACAACCCATATGGCAACGGCACCTCGATTTTTACTGCTAATGGGGCCGCTGCGCGAAAATATCAGCATGAAATTCAGGTTGGTCAGGTTGGTATCAATGTGCCAATCCCTGTGCCATTGCCATTTTTCTCTTTTACTGGTTGGCGAGGTAGCTTTTACGGCGACTTACACGCCTATGGCAAACAGGCAGTCAGGTTCTATACCGAAACGAAAACCGTGACGGCACGTTGGTTTGATGATGACATTCCAACTGGGCCCAATATGACCATTCAGTTGCGATAA
- a CDS encoding methyl-accepting chemotaxis protein, protein MKIATKIVLASTLLCTLAVIATGTIVGWRSSDLSEQALYQRANSQLISIREIKKSEIESYFKQISGQVVTTANSVGVQGAITAFSEGFKNYPVESVTDSDVSMLRSYYQSSFGATYRDSNGGVSAGEMQKLDSLSNQALALQARYIGTNPNPLGEKHQLMSDSLNTDYDKAHAMYHPSVKGFLEEFGYYDIFLVDMQGNVVYSVFKELDYATNLNTGPYANSGLAKAYKNALSLSHNQYHLEDFAPYFPSYEAAASFIATPIVQNGKTLGALIFQMPVDEINLIMTFHKDWENEGLGLSGEAYLVGQDGLLRSESRFLIEDPDTYFTALQAGGVSSNIVNQIRDKSSAIGRQPVNTPTSKASLKGQRGSDVISDYRGIDVLSAYSPVNAAGLSWGIIVEIDKSEALADLSSLISSLAITVITSIAVVVVAAVLLSYFLGNSIARPIKVASDKVQMISKNNDLTQRLEVTGKDEMTDLAVSLNGLFTHLQDIIGKFAQATNNLNSNTQSMAGNMNSTRDAVTDQNNRTESVATAVNEMSASISEVAQFAIRAAEFVKNANDTGSAGVKVGQNLGNEISRLDSEMQTAVSAIERLNTETNSIAEVLDVIQGIAEQTNLLALNAAIEAARAGEQGRGFAVVADEVRSLAGRTQASTEEIRGKIESLQRETQSVSQSIQSANTTVSQGVVTCDENTQMLEQIVSMLDQLNEMNVQIAAATEEQKAVTDDISGSITSIADASSAVSVQIQDADDVLQGLSSEAENLNGEVTQFKY, encoded by the coding sequence ATGAAAATTGCAACAAAGATTGTTCTCGCTTCGACGTTATTGTGTACCTTAGCGGTCATAGCAACCGGGACAATTGTCGGCTGGCGTTCTTCGGATTTGTCAGAGCAGGCATTATATCAACGCGCAAATAGTCAACTGATCTCAATTAGAGAAATCAAAAAAAGTGAAATCGAAAGCTACTTCAAACAGATTAGTGGTCAAGTCGTTACGACCGCGAACTCTGTGGGAGTACAAGGAGCGATCACGGCATTTAGCGAAGGATTTAAAAACTACCCCGTGGAAAGCGTGACGGATAGCGATGTGTCCATGCTACGTAGCTATTATCAATCAAGCTTTGGTGCGACGTACCGGGATTCTAATGGTGGGGTTTCTGCTGGTGAAATGCAAAAGCTAGACAGTTTGTCAAATCAGGCCTTAGCGTTACAAGCGCGCTATATTGGTACTAATCCCAATCCTCTGGGCGAAAAACACCAATTGATGAGTGACTCTCTCAATACCGATTACGATAAAGCTCATGCGATGTATCACCCTAGTGTCAAAGGGTTTCTAGAAGAGTTTGGCTATTACGATATCTTCTTAGTCGATATGCAAGGTAATGTTGTGTATTCGGTATTCAAAGAGCTCGACTACGCGACAAACTTAAACACTGGACCTTACGCGAATAGCGGTCTTGCTAAGGCGTACAAAAATGCGCTCTCGTTGTCTCATAACCAATATCATTTAGAGGATTTTGCGCCGTATTTCCCATCTTATGAAGCGGCGGCCTCGTTCATTGCTACGCCAATTGTGCAAAATGGTAAAACATTGGGCGCTTTGATCTTCCAGATGCCTGTTGATGAAATCAATCTAATCATGACGTTTCACAAAGACTGGGAAAATGAAGGGTTGGGTTTGAGCGGCGAAGCTTATCTAGTGGGGCAAGATGGCCTATTACGTAGTGAGTCGCGCTTTTTGATTGAAGATCCTGACACCTATTTCACAGCCTTACAGGCTGGAGGAGTGAGCTCAAATATCGTGAATCAAATTAGAGATAAGTCTTCCGCGATTGGTCGACAACCCGTCAATACTCCCACCTCAAAAGCGTCATTAAAAGGTCAACGAGGCTCTGATGTGATCAGTGACTATCGGGGCATAGATGTACTATCCGCTTATTCTCCGGTTAACGCCGCGGGACTCTCTTGGGGGATTATCGTTGAGATTGATAAGAGCGAAGCGCTTGCTGATCTAAGTTCATTAATCAGTTCACTAGCGATTACCGTGATCACTAGCATTGCGGTGGTGGTAGTGGCTGCGGTTCTTCTTTCTTACTTCTTAGGTAACAGTATTGCTCGCCCTATCAAAGTTGCCAGTGATAAGGTACAAATGATCAGCAAAAACAATGACCTTACCCAACGCCTTGAAGTGACAGGGAAAGATGAAATGACGGATCTTGCGGTCTCTTTGAATGGATTATTTACCCATTTACAAGACATTATCGGTAAGTTTGCTCAAGCAACCAATAACCTAAACAGTAATACTCAAAGTATGGCCGGGAACATGAATAGTACTCGTGACGCCGTGACCGATCAGAATAATCGAACAGAATCAGTAGCGACAGCTGTAAATGAGATGAGCGCATCGATTTCTGAGGTAGCACAGTTTGCTATTCGAGCCGCCGAGTTTGTTAAAAACGCCAATGATACGGGTAGTGCTGGTGTTAAAGTGGGTCAAAATCTGGGTAACGAAATATCGAGACTCGATTCGGAAATGCAGACAGCGGTTTCAGCGATTGAACGATTGAATACGGAGACGAACTCAATTGCTGAAGTTCTTGATGTGATTCAAGGTATCGCAGAGCAGACCAACCTATTAGCACTTAACGCTGCGATTGAGGCGGCAAGGGCAGGCGAGCAGGGGCGTGGTTTTGCGGTCGTTGCCGATGAAGTTCGCTCACTCGCTGGTCGTACTCAAGCATCGACGGAAGAGATTCGCGGTAAAATTGAATCACTTCAACGTGAAACGCAAAGTGTCTCGCAAAGTATCCAGAGCGCCAATACCACGGTTTCTCAAGGGGTGGTCACTTGTGATGAAAACACTCAAATGCTAGAGCAAATCGTTTCGATGCTCGATCAACTCAATGAGATGAACGTACAAATTGCCGCTGCCACAGAAGAGCAGAAAGCGGTAACGGATGATATAAGCGGTAGTATTACCTCTATTGCCGATGCCTCTTCCGCGGTCTCGGTACAAATACAAGATGCAGACGATGTATTACAAGGTCTGTCTAGCGAAGCGGAAAATCTAAACGGAGAAGTGACACAGTTTAAGTATTGA
- a CDS encoding SDR family oxidoreductase — MNLKESVIAITGAGQGLGQMMAVTLAHAGAELALIDVNEEALKVTQDQCHMLGVKALTYKADVTNENEVEQTFSDIVTDFGQLDGLVNNAGILRDGLLVKVKDGHISKMSLEQFTSVIDVNLTGTFLCGREAAIQMIETKRQGMIINISSVARAGNIGQTNYAASKAAVATLATTWARELARYGIRSAAVAPGVIETPMAAQMKPEAIERLENMIPVGRMGHTNEIASTVKFLFENDYVNGRVIEVDGGIRM; from the coding sequence ATGAACTTAAAAGAAAGCGTCATCGCGATTACGGGGGCAGGACAGGGATTAGGGCAGATGATGGCGGTAACGCTCGCCCATGCGGGGGCTGAGCTAGCATTGATTGATGTGAATGAAGAAGCGCTGAAAGTGACTCAAGATCAGTGCCATATGCTAGGGGTCAAAGCGCTGACCTATAAAGCGGATGTCACCAATGAGAATGAGGTAGAGCAAACCTTTAGTGACATTGTCACTGATTTTGGTCAGTTGGATGGACTGGTGAATAATGCGGGAATTTTACGTGATGGGTTATTGGTCAAGGTGAAAGATGGTCACATTTCTAAGATGTCGTTGGAGCAATTTACCTCAGTGATTGATGTTAACTTAACCGGTACCTTTCTCTGTGGTCGAGAAGCCGCGATACAAATGATTGAAACCAAACGACAAGGGATGATCATCAATATTTCCAGCGTAGCGCGAGCAGGGAATATAGGGCAAACCAACTACGCGGCATCTAAGGCGGCGGTGGCGACATTAGCCACCACTTGGGCTAGGGAGCTCGCAAGGTATGGCATTAGGTCTGCTGCGGTTGCTCCAGGGGTAATAGAAACTCCGATGGCTGCGCAAATGAAACCAGAGGCCATAGAGCGCCTTGAAAACATGATTCCTGTTGGCCGAATGGGTCATACCAACGAAATAGCAAGCACAGTGAAGTTCTTGTTTGAAAATGACTACGTAAATGGCCGTGTCATTGAAGTTGATGGTGGAATAAGAATGTAA
- a CDS encoding thiolase family protein, whose protein sequence is MEQQEVWIVAAKRTPMGKFQGALSKMGAPQLGAIAIGSVVKQSGIALDVIDEVLMGCVLPAGCGQAPARQAAIGAGLADNIPCTTVNKVCGSGMKTVMLAYDMIKSGSIHCALAGGMESMTNAPYLLKESRSGMRMGHKTTFDHMFLDGLQDAYEGELMGVYGQKVADQLGFTREQMDDWATRSVERALAAHRQKLFQTEIIPIDVTDDLALDYDELPPSIDKEKISKLKAAFAHNGTITAANSSAISDGAAALMVIDSTAAKKQGLKPLAIIKAHASHARKPSEFAVAPVYAIQNLLAKLDWEIEEVDLWEINEAFAVVTQIAIQELLISPDKVNVKGGACALGHPIGASGARILTTLIYALRQLQSIGVNGDAANRKTMKGIAAICIGGGEATAIGIEIPL, encoded by the coding sequence ATGGAACAGCAAGAAGTATGGATAGTCGCGGCAAAGCGCACGCCGATGGGCAAGTTTCAAGGGGCGCTGTCTAAAATGGGCGCGCCACAACTTGGTGCTATCGCCATCGGTTCGGTTGTCAAACAATCAGGTATTGCACTTGATGTTATTGACGAGGTCCTGATGGGCTGCGTGCTTCCGGCAGGCTGTGGTCAAGCACCTGCACGTCAAGCGGCAATCGGTGCAGGTCTTGCTGATAATATTCCTTGTACCACAGTGAATAAAGTGTGTGGCTCGGGTATGAAAACCGTCATGCTTGCCTACGACATGATTAAATCAGGTTCGATTCACTGTGCGCTCGCTGGTGGTATGGAGAGCATGACTAATGCACCTTATTTGCTCAAAGAATCGCGTAGCGGGATGAGAATGGGGCATAAGACCACATTCGACCATATGTTTTTAGATGGATTACAAGATGCTTACGAAGGCGAGTTGATGGGCGTCTATGGGCAAAAAGTGGCGGACCAACTTGGGTTTACTCGTGAACAAATGGATGATTGGGCAACACGATCCGTTGAACGAGCGCTCGCTGCACATCGACAAAAACTGTTCCAAACTGAAATCATCCCAATTGATGTTACTGACGACCTCGCCCTTGACTACGACGAGCTTCCCCCTTCAATCGATAAAGAGAAAATTTCCAAACTCAAAGCTGCATTTGCTCACAATGGGACGATCACCGCTGCGAATTCGAGTGCAATCTCAGATGGCGCAGCAGCCTTGATGGTTATCGATTCAACTGCGGCGAAGAAACAAGGATTAAAACCGTTAGCGATCATTAAAGCCCACGCGAGTCATGCAAGGAAGCCGAGTGAATTTGCGGTCGCCCCTGTTTATGCCATTCAAAACCTCTTGGCTAAGCTCGATTGGGAAATCGAAGAGGTTGACCTTTGGGAGATCAATGAAGCCTTTGCGGTGGTAACTCAGATCGCGATACAAGAGTTACTAATCAGTCCCGATAAAGTGAACGTGAAAGGTGGCGCCTGTGCATTGGGCCATCCTATAGGGGCGAGTGGCGCGCGGATTTTGACGACGCTTATCTATGCGTTACGTCAACTGCAATCAATCGGCGTCAATGGTGACGCAGCGAATAGGAAAACGATGAAAGGGATAGCGGCTATTTGTATCGGTGGCGGGGAAGCCACGGCGATAGGCATTGAAATCCCTTTATAA
- a CDS encoding MerR family transcriptional regulator: protein MEKYKISDLAKEFDITTRSIRFYEDEGLIQPERKGTMRIYNRRDKTRLKLILRGKRLGFSLAEIRELFELYDTHQGETQLTEMLKIIDEKEALLKRQMEDIESMLDDLKIARERCEQALDTRKAS from the coding sequence GTGGAAAAATACAAGATTAGCGACCTCGCCAAGGAATTTGATATTACGACTCGAAGCATCCGATTTTATGAGGATGAGGGACTGATCCAGCCTGAACGTAAAGGCACTATGCGTATATACAACCGCCGCGATAAAACTCGCCTTAAGTTGATTCTTAGGGGCAAACGACTTGGCTTTTCGCTGGCCGAAATACGTGAATTATTTGAACTATACGATACCCATCAAGGCGAGACTCAGCTCACTGAAATGCTGAAGATCATTGATGAAAAGGAAGCGCTGCTGAAGCGCCAAATGGAAGACATAGAAAGTATGCTAGACGACTTGAAAATTGCAAGAGAGCGCTGTGAACAAGCGCTGGATACTCGTAAAGCTAGCTAA
- the mmsB gene encoding 3-hydroxyisobutyrate dehydrogenase, with amino-acid sequence MGTVAFVGLGNMGAPMARNLLSAGFKVQVYDVVTEMAQELGAFGAIPCASIEEVTRGADTVITMLPAGEHVRAVYLSDDGILDHVSGDTLLIDSSTIDPETARLVGQQAGGKGISFTDAPVSGGVAGAKAATLTFIVGGKEQDFSKAEQVLRHMGKNIFHAGDVGSGQMGKICNNLMLGILMSGTCEALNLGIDNGLDPKVLSNIMLQSSGRNWALELYNPCPGVMENAPASNQYQPGFMSKLMLKDLGLGLEAATKSQSSVPMGALARNLYAFHNMNGNEELDFSSLFEFYQSQSKS; translated from the coding sequence ATGGGGACGGTAGCATTCGTTGGGTTAGGTAATATGGGCGCACCAATGGCGCGCAATCTGCTTTCTGCGGGTTTCAAGGTACAAGTCTATGATGTCGTAACTGAAATGGCTCAAGAACTAGGGGCATTTGGAGCAATCCCTTGTGCTTCAATCGAAGAGGTTACGCGTGGCGCTGATACAGTGATTACCATGCTGCCTGCGGGAGAGCATGTTAGAGCGGTTTACCTATCCGATGATGGTATTTTGGACCATGTTAGCGGTGACACCTTGCTTATAGATTCTTCGACGATTGATCCAGAAACGGCGAGACTGGTTGGTCAACAAGCCGGTGGAAAAGGGATCAGTTTTACCGATGCGCCCGTTTCTGGCGGCGTTGCTGGAGCGAAAGCAGCGACGCTGACCTTTATTGTTGGCGGCAAAGAGCAAGACTTTTCTAAGGCGGAACAAGTCCTGCGTCATATGGGCAAAAACATTTTTCATGCGGGAGACGTGGGCTCTGGGCAAATGGGAAAGATCTGCAATAACTTAATGCTTGGTATTTTGATGTCGGGAACTTGTGAGGCGTTGAATTTAGGCATCGACAACGGCTTAGATCCAAAAGTATTGTCCAACATCATGCTTCAAAGCTCAGGGAGAAACTGGGCTCTTGAGCTCTACAACCCTTGCCCTGGCGTGATGGAAAACGCACCTGCCTCCAACCAATACCAACCGGGCTTTATGAGTAAACTCATGCTCAAAGACTTAGGTCTTGGGCTTGAAGCGGCTACGAAAAGTCAATCGTCCGTGCCAATGGGGGCGTTGGCTAGAAACCTATACGCTTTCCATAACATGAACGGTAATGAGGAACTCGATTTTTCTAGCCTGTTTGAGTTCTATCAATCGCAGTCAAAGTCATAG
- a CDS encoding HopJ type III effector protein translates to MELNNFLATLSETPTEIQFEDTMAVIEANYEFVPTAFVNGDTSNEANQNNGSCKIFAFARLKELEQASTLACFGRFYREDVLGNPDGDDHANIRNFIKYGWQGIKFEGDALVAKA, encoded by the coding sequence ATGGAATTAAACAACTTCTTAGCAACTTTGTCAGAAACACCGACTGAGATTCAGTTTGAAGATACGATGGCTGTAATTGAAGCGAACTATGAGTTTGTACCGACAGCTTTCGTCAATGGTGATACCAGCAACGAGGCGAATCAGAATAATGGTTCGTGTAAAATCTTCGCCTTTGCTCGGCTAAAAGAGCTAGAGCAAGCATCCACTCTAGCGTGCTTTGGCCGCTTCTATCGTGAAGATGTACTCGGTAACCCAGACGGTGATGATCACGCGAATATTCGCAACTTCATCAAGTATGGCTGGCAGGGCATTAAGTTTGAAGGTGATGCGTTAGTCGCGAAAGCATAG
- a CDS encoding enoyl-CoA hydratase/isomerase family protein → MSDTVHFVELPCSGSPYKIGVVTLHNEASLNALTLDMLVSLKAQLEKWHEDDTIVCVVLEGAGEKAFCAGGDVRTMFNVMQGSNPDEIENFCSMYFSVEYQCDYLIHTYCKPIIAWGHGIVMGGGMGLYMASSHKVVAPDSRLAMPEVSIGLFPDVGATWFLNRLDSGIGLFLGLTGMMVNAADAVELHLADHLVLESHKESFVEQLQVADWDCVEDTYEVVTELLEGFEAEISDQKPELQIMPYFNHIQQACAADDVLHVTDNILALAGDAKWLSNAKANLVSGSPITAHICFRQMNDYSDLSLAECFRLELILAVNCALLGEFQEGVRARLIDKDGQPNWRFANISKVEPEAIDKLFVSIWDQESHPLVKLGHY, encoded by the coding sequence ATGAGTGATACCGTTCATTTTGTTGAACTGCCTTGTAGCGGTAGCCCTTATAAAATTGGCGTCGTAACTTTACATAACGAAGCTTCATTAAATGCCTTAACGCTCGATATGTTAGTCAGTTTAAAAGCTCAACTCGAGAAGTGGCATGAGGATGACACGATTGTTTGTGTTGTGCTTGAGGGCGCGGGTGAAAAGGCATTCTGCGCTGGTGGTGACGTACGCACCATGTTTAATGTCATGCAAGGTTCTAACCCAGATGAAATCGAGAATTTCTGCTCGATGTATTTTAGTGTCGAGTATCAATGTGACTATCTGATTCATACCTACTGCAAGCCTATTATTGCATGGGGCCATGGCATTGTGATGGGCGGTGGTATGGGGCTTTATATGGCATCAAGCCACAAAGTTGTCGCGCCAGACTCCAGATTAGCCATGCCAGAAGTTTCAATCGGCCTTTTTCCCGATGTGGGCGCAACGTGGTTTTTGAACCGCTTAGATAGCGGAATTGGGTTGTTTTTGGGCTTAACCGGAATGATGGTCAATGCGGCGGACGCGGTTGAGCTCCACCTGGCCGACCATCTGGTGCTAGAAAGCCATAAAGAGAGCTTTGTTGAGCAGTTGCAAGTCGCAGATTGGGATTGCGTAGAAGATACCTATGAAGTGGTGACTGAGCTACTGGAGGGATTCGAAGCTGAGATAAGTGACCAAAAGCCCGAACTTCAAATCATGCCTTACTTTAATCACATCCAACAAGCATGCGCTGCCGATGATGTACTACATGTAACAGACAATATTCTTGCTTTAGCAGGTGATGCGAAATGGCTTAGCAATGCAAAAGCGAATTTAGTGTCTGGTAGCCCAATTACGGCGCATATTTGCTTTAGGCAGATGAACGATTATAGCGACTTATCGTTGGCAGAGTGTTTCAGATTAGAGCTGATTTTAGCGGTGAATTGCGCCCTATTAGGAGAGTTTCAAGAAGGGGTTCGCGCGCGCCTAATCGACAAAGATGGTCAGCCCAATTGGAGGTTTGCCAATATTTCCAAAGTAGAACCAGAAGCTATCGATAAGCTGTTTGTATCGATATGGGATCAAGAGTCTCACCCACTGGTCAAATTAGGTCATTACTAG
- a CDS encoding enoyl-CoA hydratase produces MTQQNSLALPHEINGHVAVVTMNNPPANTWTKQSLNELKQLVHALNNNADVYALVITGNGTKFFSAGADLKLFASGEKNIAWEMAQAFGEAFEALSAFRGVSIAAINGYAMGGGLEVALACDIRIAETQAVMALPEAKVGLLPCAGGTQNLTALVGEGWAKRIILCGEQVDAIKAHSIRLVEEVVDQGQALETALMLAQSVANQSPSSVTACKSLIQNSRTDPIAHGLVKERELFMQLFDTKDQKEGVNAFLEKRQPNWSNS; encoded by the coding sequence ATGACACAGCAGAACAGTTTGGCGTTACCACATGAAATAAATGGTCATGTGGCGGTGGTAACCATGAACAACCCACCCGCCAACACATGGACGAAGCAAAGTCTAAATGAGCTTAAGCAACTGGTTCACGCACTCAATAATAATGCTGACGTATATGCGCTAGTGATTACGGGAAATGGGACAAAATTCTTTTCAGCGGGGGCAGATCTTAAGTTATTTGCATCGGGTGAGAAGAACATTGCATGGGAGATGGCCCAAGCCTTTGGGGAAGCCTTTGAAGCATTGTCTGCTTTTCGAGGTGTTTCCATTGCAGCCATCAATGGTTATGCAATGGGCGGAGGGTTGGAAGTTGCTTTAGCGTGCGATATTAGAATTGCTGAGACTCAAGCTGTCATGGCATTGCCAGAGGCCAAAGTTGGACTTTTACCCTGTGCAGGAGGCACACAAAACCTTACGGCACTTGTTGGTGAAGGTTGGGCAAAACGAATCATTTTGTGCGGAGAGCAAGTCGATGCCATAAAAGCCCACTCGATTCGCTTAGTCGAAGAGGTGGTCGATCAAGGTCAGGCGCTCGAAACCGCTCTAATGTTGGCCCAAAGCGTTGCTAATCAATCCCCATCCTCAGTTACTGCGTGTAAGTCTTTGATTCAAAATAGCCGTACAGATCCAATTGCTCATGGCCTAGTTAAAGAACGTGAGCTATTCATGCAGCTATTTGATACCAAAGATCAAAAAGAGGGGGTGAATGCCTTTCTCGAAAAACGTCAGCCAAATTGGAGCAATAGTTAG